From the genome of Geobacter sp. SVR, one region includes:
- a CDS encoding N-acetylneuraminate synthase family protein, with the protein MTQKIPQPLFVLEMANNHMGDLQHGLEVIRRFGQVCRSHPRFSFAFKLQYRDLDTFIHPSKQGRDDIKYIKRFSETRLSREQFDLLIAEMRSNGFITMATPFDEPSVDVITSQQLDIIKIASCSFTDWPLLEKIAGTCLPIVASTAGAGLDEIDKVISFFVHRNKEFAIMHCVGEYPTPDEHLHLSQLDFLRTRYPGVRIGFSTHENPDHTDIVKLAIAKGASIFEKHVGVATERWPLNAYSASPEQVDKWLAAAEQTYALCGIGEERLPENPVEIASLRSLRRGVFARRDIAASEQIRTEDVYFAFPPEEGQITANEWSKYCQCTARQKIGTDGAITGTNADLVDQQKKVLHIVQHVRKLLRDSGITFPGCSDLEISHHYGIDRFWECGLTMLTVVNRSYCKKLLIVMPGQRHPEQHHTQKEETFHVLYGTIELELDGSVQICRPGDVATVSPGVRHAFSSPDGAIIEEISSTHYQDDSFYTDPLISQNKGRKTMISFWME; encoded by the coding sequence ATGACGCAGAAGATTCCGCAGCCGCTGTTCGTGCTGGAAATGGCCAATAACCATATGGGTGACCTTCAGCATGGTCTTGAGGTCATCCGGCGCTTTGGCCAGGTGTGCAGGAGCCATCCCCGGTTCAGTTTTGCCTTCAAGTTGCAGTACCGGGATCTGGACACCTTCATCCATCCCTCGAAGCAGGGGCGGGACGACATCAAGTACATCAAGCGATTTTCGGAAACACGCCTCAGCCGCGAGCAGTTCGACCTGTTGATCGCCGAGATGCGCAGCAATGGCTTCATCACCATGGCAACACCATTCGACGAGCCGTCCGTTGACGTGATCACCTCGCAGCAGTTGGACATCATCAAGATTGCCAGCTGTTCCTTCACAGACTGGCCCTTGTTGGAGAAAATCGCCGGCACCTGCCTGCCGATCGTGGCCTCGACCGCAGGAGCCGGCCTTGATGAGATAGACAAGGTAATCAGTTTCTTTGTGCACAGGAACAAGGAGTTCGCCATCATGCACTGCGTCGGGGAGTATCCGACCCCGGATGAGCATCTGCACCTGTCGCAGCTCGATTTCCTCAGAACCCGCTACCCAGGCGTTCGCATCGGGTTTTCCACCCACGAAAACCCTGATCACACCGATATCGTCAAGTTGGCCATCGCCAAAGGGGCATCCATCTTCGAGAAACATGTCGGTGTTGCCACGGAGCGTTGGCCTCTCAATGCCTACTCCGCGTCGCCTGAACAGGTCGACAAGTGGCTTGCGGCGGCAGAACAGACCTATGCGTTGTGCGGTATCGGCGAAGAACGCCTTCCGGAAAATCCTGTCGAAATTGCCAGTCTTCGTTCACTGCGGCGCGGGGTTTTTGCCAGAAGGGATATTGCCGCCAGTGAGCAGATCAGGACGGAGGACGTTTACTTTGCCTTCCCGCCCGAAGAGGGACAGATTACGGCCAATGAATGGTCGAAATATTGTCAATGCACCGCCCGGCAGAAGATAGGGACCGATGGCGCCATAACCGGCACGAATGCCGATCTGGTGGACCAGCAGAAGAAAGTGCTGCACATTGTGCAACACGTGAGAAAACTTCTGCGTGACAGCGGCATCACCTTCCCGGGATGCTCCGATCTGGAGATCTCCCACCATTACGGCATAGATCGCTTTTGGGAATGCGGCCTGACCATGCTGACCGTCGTTAACCGATCCTATTGCAAGAAATTGCTGATCGTCATGCCAGGGCAGCGGCACCCGGAGCAGCACCACACCCAGAAGGAAGAAACGTTCCATGTGCTCTACGGCACGATTGAACTGGAACTCGACGGTTCGGTGCAGATCTGCCGGCCCGGGGACGTTGCTACGGTCAGTCCCGGCGTCCGCCATGCCTTCAGCTCGCCGGACGGTGCGATTATCGAGGAAATATCCAGTACCCATTACCAGGATGACTCTTTCTACACGGACCCGTTGATCAGCCAGAATAAAGGTCGCAAAACCATGATCAGTTTCTGGATGGAATGA
- a CDS encoding thiamine pyrophosphate-binding protein codes for MMDTYRISDYIADFVADLGVSHVFLLPGGGAMHLVDAMGKCPRLTAVPCLHEQACAIAAEAYSRINEHIGVAVVTTGPGATNAITGVAGAWIESVPMLVISGQVKRSDMLDGAPLRQKGVQEVDIISMVRPITKYAVTIRHPEDIRRELETAVHCATTGRKGPVWIDVPLDIQGAPVVPTTLPKCAEPLPKAPFSPTGEIIDKTLSLLARAERPLILAGHGIRLAGAAGQFRELVERLGVPVVTTWNALDLLPYDHPLLVGRPGVVALRAPNFAVQNCDLLLSIGSRLDNIITAYNPRGFARAAKKIVVDADIHEIQKLDMNVELPIVADAAIFLRELDAQTAGHSSLAVSDWRDRCKGWKLRYGIEEEVSFAAEGEITHFQAMDALSEAIPADTLVSTGSSGLAVEVFYTIFRNKPGQRVFLTSGLGSMGYGLPAAIGACFANGCRPMVAIESDGSLQLNIQELATLRAFNLPICLIVLNNAGYASIRNTMRNYFDGRYVGTGPEAGLWLPDLEALARTYDIPFRRISDAAELGALHELMALPRPLLIDLRLVSNEVLAPKVAALPQPDGSMLSMPLEDMSPLLSLDVLTSEMLIPLSEASLRCSRR; via the coding sequence ATGATGGACACCTATCGCATTTCCGACTACATCGCCGATTTTGTGGCAGATCTCGGGGTCAGCCACGTCTTTTTATTGCCAGGCGGCGGAGCCATGCATCTGGTGGATGCAATGGGGAAATGCCCCCGCCTCACGGCCGTCCCCTGCTTGCATGAACAGGCCTGCGCCATTGCCGCCGAGGCCTATTCCCGCATCAACGAGCACATTGGCGTAGCGGTCGTGACAACCGGCCCTGGCGCAACCAATGCCATCACCGGTGTTGCGGGCGCATGGATCGAATCCGTGCCGATGCTGGTGATCTCGGGACAGGTCAAGCGGTCCGACATGCTGGATGGTGCTCCTCTCCGCCAGAAAGGTGTGCAAGAGGTCGACATCATCAGCATGGTCAGGCCCATCACCAAGTACGCCGTCACCATCCGGCATCCTGAAGATATCCGCAGGGAGCTGGAAACGGCGGTGCATTGCGCGACCACCGGGAGAAAGGGGCCGGTCTGGATTGATGTGCCCCTGGATATCCAGGGGGCGCCGGTTGTGCCGACGACCCTGCCTAAGTGTGCAGAACCGTTGCCGAAAGCGCCCTTCTCCCCCACCGGTGAGATCATCGACAAGACCCTTTCATTGCTCGCCCGGGCGGAGCGGCCGCTCATTCTGGCCGGTCACGGCATCCGGCTTGCCGGCGCTGCCGGGCAGTTCCGGGAACTGGTCGAGAGACTGGGAGTTCCGGTCGTAACCACCTGGAATGCCCTTGACCTCCTCCCTTACGATCATCCCCTGCTGGTGGGGAGGCCCGGCGTTGTCGCCTTACGCGCACCGAACTTTGCGGTACAGAATTGTGATCTGCTGCTCTCCATCGGCAGCCGGCTTGACAACATCATTACCGCATACAATCCCCGGGGGTTTGCCCGCGCCGCTAAAAAGATCGTGGTAGATGCGGACATTCACGAGATTCAAAAGCTGGACATGAATGTGGAGTTGCCGATCGTGGCAGATGCAGCCATCTTTCTCCGTGAGCTCGACGCCCAAACGGCCGGCCACTCCTCGCTTGCCGTCTCTGACTGGCGTGACCGCTGCAAGGGCTGGAAACTGCGCTATGGAATCGAGGAAGAGGTGAGCTTTGCCGCGGAAGGGGAAATCACCCATTTCCAGGCCATGGATGCCTTGTCCGAAGCCATCCCGGCAGACACTCTGGTCAGCACCGGCAGTTCCGGCTTGGCGGTGGAGGTCTTCTACACCATCTTCCGCAATAAACCGGGGCAGCGGGTTTTTCTTACCTCCGGGCTCGGTTCGATGGGGTACGGCCTGCCGGCCGCCATCGGCGCCTGCTTTGCCAACGGTTGCCGGCCCATGGTCGCCATAGAAAGCGACGGCAGCCTCCAACTCAACATTCAGGAGCTGGCCACCCTGCGGGCCTTTAATCTCCCTATCTGCCTGATCGTCCTGAACAATGCCGGCTATGCCTCCATCCGCAACACCATGCGCAACTACTTTGACGGCCGCTACGTCGGCACCGGCCCCGAGGCCGGTCTGTGGCTGCCCGACCTTGAAGCGCTGGCCCGAACCTACGACATTCCCTTCCGTCGCATCAGCGATGCAGCGGAACTGGGCGCGCTGCACGAACTGATGGCCCTGCCCCGCCCGCTGCTGATTGACCTGCGACTTGTCTCCAACGAGGTCCTGGCGCCCAAGGTCGCCGCCCTGCCGCAGCCTGACGGTTCCATGCTCTCCATGCCGCTGGAGGATATGAGCCCGCTGCTGTCGCTCGACGTGCTCACGTCCGAGATGCTCATCCCCCTGAGCGAAGCCTCGTTGCGCTGTTCCCGCCGATGA
- a CDS encoding HAD family hydrolase translates to MMHSGSPYQAVIFDLDGTLIDSSPSILKCFGRTLAAAGLQPLVPLSDSLIGPPLRQTLINLTGLADTAHLDRLVDDFKQCYDTEGYKATRVYDGIGELLSQMHALHIPLAIATNKRRIPTMKILEHLGWRDYFHIVGTLDTPTPPHANKATLISYLLKELGVYAEKSLYVGDKWEDGEAAAANGMRFCAAGWGYGAWDRDRMPQDWLFIPDAGELGCRSSTLTVAQRD, encoded by the coding sequence ATGATGCACTCCGGCTCCCCATATCAAGCGGTAATCTTCGATCTGGACGGCACCCTGATCGACTCTTCCCCCAGCATTCTGAAATGCTTTGGCCGGACGCTTGCCGCGGCAGGATTGCAGCCACTGGTTCCGCTCAGCGATTCGCTCATCGGCCCACCGCTGCGTCAAACATTGATAAACCTGACGGGATTGGCCGACACTGCCCACCTGGACCGGCTGGTTGACGATTTCAAGCAATGCTACGATACGGAAGGCTACAAAGCGACGCGAGTGTATGACGGCATCGGGGAATTGCTCTCGCAGATGCACGCACTCCATATCCCCCTGGCTATCGCCACCAACAAGCGCCGCATCCCGACCATGAAGATTCTCGAACATCTCGGTTGGCGCGACTACTTCCATATTGTGGGCACCCTCGATACGCCCACTCCTCCTCACGCAAATAAAGCTACGCTTATTAGCTACTTGCTAAAGGAACTGGGGGTTTATGCCGAAAAGTCGTTGTATGTGGGAGACAAATGGGAGGACGGCGAGGCCGCTGCTGCCAACGGCATGCGTTTCTGTGCCGCAGGATGGGGGTATGGGGCGTGGGATAGGGATAGAATGCCGCAGGACTGGCTCTTCATCCCCGATGCCGGGGAATTGGGGTGTAGATCAAGCACCCTGACGGTAGCACAGAGGGATTGA
- a CDS encoding radical SAM/SPASM domain-containing protein, with amino-acid sequence MPDTQLNPQETNNRNKLKAEKPYVYEKIIRFDEKYRRGESIAIIQFQYNYTCNFTCEHCSIKRFQGKEDKRSFTIPDVRELFRQADELGLARVTITGGEPLVFKDFDDLVAAIDPQKFYINCDTNGWLLDDSRARHLKEIGVDRIQLSIDSLNAEEHDRFRQVKGSFDRAIKSIDSAIGAGLAIFVQTVVTKQRLHSKEFLEFLEYFNGRGIGVFVTYAKPVGAWEGNFDSMVDRADMEYMKELEKKHNVFTHLTPAYGLDMGCIAVKGMFSVTQYGDVLPCPYIHASIGNVFKEPLKDILKRGMSIKYFGEHVDTCMIAEDREFIDKYVVNRIYGKPLPVSCSEVFNDEDETIKPFHQEI; translated from the coding sequence ATGCCTGATACGCAGTTGAACCCCCAGGAAACAAACAACAGGAATAAGCTCAAGGCCGAGAAACCGTATGTCTATGAGAAGATCATCAGGTTCGACGAGAAATACAGGCGGGGCGAAAGCATCGCCATTATCCAGTTTCAATACAACTATACCTGTAACTTCACCTGCGAACACTGCTCGATCAAACGCTTCCAGGGCAAGGAAGACAAGCGTTCCTTCACCATTCCGGATGTCAGGGAACTCTTCCGCCAAGCCGATGAACTGGGCTTGGCACGGGTCACCATCACCGGCGGAGAGCCCTTGGTATTCAAGGACTTTGACGATCTGGTCGCCGCTATCGACCCGCAGAAATTCTATATCAATTGCGATACAAACGGCTGGCTGCTGGATGACAGCCGCGCACGGCATCTGAAGGAAATCGGCGTCGACCGGATTCAGTTGAGCATCGACAGCCTCAATGCCGAGGAGCACGACAGATTCCGCCAGGTAAAAGGTTCCTTTGACCGGGCCATCAAATCAATTGATTCCGCCATTGGAGCGGGATTGGCCATTTTCGTCCAAACGGTTGTTACCAAGCAGCGGCTGCACTCAAAAGAATTTCTGGAGTTTCTCGAATATTTCAATGGCAGGGGGATCGGTGTGTTTGTTACCTATGCCAAGCCGGTTGGAGCCTGGGAGGGGAACTTCGATTCGATGGTCGACCGTGCTGACATGGAGTACATGAAAGAACTGGAAAAAAAACACAACGTTTTTACGCACCTGACTCCGGCCTACGGGCTTGACATGGGATGCATCGCCGTCAAGGGGATGTTCTCGGTCACCCAGTACGGCGATGTCCTGCCATGCCCCTATATTCATGCATCCATAGGCAACGTTTTTAAAGAGCCGTTAAAAGATATCCTAAAGCGGGGTATGAGTATCAAATACTTCGGGGAACACGTAGACACATGCATGATTGCCGAAGACCGCGAGTTCATAGATAAATATGTCGTGAACCGAATTTATGGCAAACCACTACCTGTATCCTGCTCAGAGGTTTTTAACGACGAGGATGAAACAATCAAACCATTCCACCAGGAGATATAG